A window of Kocuria sp. TGY1127_2 genomic DNA:
GACGGGTGCCGATCGCGGTCGCGGTCCTTCGCCGTTATTCGGCTGTCGCGCTGGTCGGCTTCGTCATGGTCCTGGTCTCAGGCATCATCAACGCCGATATCCGCATTTTCGGTCTGTCGGATCTCGGTACCACCTATGGTGCCTTGATCGTGACCAAGGCAAGTTTGACCATTCTTCTGGGTATTGCCGGCGCAGCTCACCGGATGTATCTCATCCCGCGCATCGAATCCGGTGCCGTCAGCGCATTCCGGGGCATTTGGCAGGTCATTTTGGCGGAGCTGATCATTATGGGCACTGTCTCCGGTGTGGCAGTGACCCTTTCCCGAACGGCTCCGCCGGTTCCCGAAGAGCTGAAGCCGGATGCCTCGCCGGCCCGCATTATCACGTGGTACGAGATGCCGCCGGAGCCGACGACGGCTTCGTGGTTCACGACCTGGCGCTGGGACTGGCTGTGGGTAGCTATTGCAGTTCTTGCTCTCTGGTTCTATATTTGGGCGTTCTTCAAGGTCCGGGCCAGAGGCGGGACCTGGAACCCCTTGCGGTTGTTCTCGTGGTTCTTGGGGCTCGCTTTCCTGACATTCGCGACCTCGGGGTCCTTGACCGTATACGCGCGTGTCCTCTTCTCGGCGCACATGGTCGAGCACATGCTCTTGACCATGATCATTCCAATTTTCTTGGTCTTGGGGGCACCAGTAACGTTATTGCTCCGAGCCTTGGAGCCGCGACAGGACGGTACTCGGGGTCCCCGTGAGTGGATATTGCGATTCACGCATTCCACCTGGGCAAAGATCGTCACGAACCCGATCGTCGCCGGAGTCAACTTCGCAGGGTCGATCGTGATCTTCTATTTCACCCCGCTGTTCGGCGTAGCGCTGCGTTTCCACGTGGGGCACGAGTTCATGATGATCCATTTCCTCTTGACCGGTTACATGTTCTTGCTGGTCCTGATCGGCATCGACCCCATTCCTCGACGACCTCAATACGCGCTCCGCCTGGTCGTTCTCATCGCGACCCTGGGTTACCACGCATTCGTCGGAATTGCCCTGATGAGCTCCAACGCCCTTTTGCAGGCCTCCTGGTTTGGAAATCTCGGACGTCCATGGGGGCTGTCGGCCATCGCTGACCAGAAATTGGGCGGATCCATCATGTGGGGAATGGGAGAGATCCCGACCATGTTGATTGCGGTCGTCGTCGGCGTGCAATGGTCTATTGCCGACGGACGCCTGGCGAAGAGGCTCGACCGCCAGGCGGATCGCGATGGCGACGCCGAGTTGGAGGCGTACAACGAGATGTTCGAAAAGCTCAACGAAGGCATCGAATCGCGCCCGGGGGAGCGGCGGTAACTGCCTTCCACCATGGCGGCGTACATCACCGGAATATGACGCCCATCCACCGTCGCATGACGTTGCTACGAAACAGGGAACATCCGCGCCTTACGGCTTGTTACCCTTCTGCAAGCACCCACGAACAGTCCAGAACGAACCGTGGAAGATTTCAGGAAAGAGGATCCGATGGTTGAACGCGCGCCCCGAGTACGTGCCTCCGAATTGACCGGCCGAAATTGGCTGAATACCGGAGGTAAAGACCTGAATTGGTCGGATCTGCGCGGCAAGATTGTCGTTCTGGATTTTTGGTCCTTTTGCTGCATCAATTGCCTGCACGTCCTGGACGAGCTGCGGCCCCTGGAAGAGGAGTTCTCGGACATCCTCGTGACGGTAGGCGTCCATTCACCGAAGTTCGAGCACGAAGCGGACCCCGAGGCCCTGGCCGCAGCCGTGGACCGGTACGACATTCAGCATCCGGTACTGGACGACCCTGAGCTGAGCACGTGGCAGGCCTACACGGCCCGTGCATGGCCGACCCTCGTCGTCGTGGACCCGGAAGGCTACATCGTCGCCCACCTCTCGGGTGAGGGACACGTCCAAGGGCTCGTTTCCCTTGTTCACGAGCTGGCCCAGGAACACGAGGCCAAAGGGACTCTGCACCGGGGTAGCGGCCCCTACGTGCCTCGCCCCAAATCGGAAGGGATCCTTTCCTTCCCGGGCAAGATCAATGCCCTTCCTGCCGAATTGCGCGCACAGGAAGCTCAAGGACAGACGTACCTTGTTACGGATACCGGTCGACACCGCGTCGTCGAGCTGGATGCGTCGCTGGAAAAGGTGCTCCGGACGTGGGGAGGCAATGCCAAGGGGTATCAGGACGGTTCGGCCGACGACTCCCGCTTCAACGAGCCGCAGGGCCTGGCGATCGTGCCGGAAGAGTTGCGAGCCCAGGTCGGGTACGACGTCGTCGTCGCGGACTCCGTCAACCACCGCCTTCGTGGTGTTCGGTTGGACACTGGGGAAGTTACCACGGTGGCCGGCAACGGGGTGCAGCGGTTGCTCGACGCGGAGGGTGCGCGCACGGGGGACCCCAACTTCATCGATCCCGAGGCCGACCCCCAATCCGTCTCATTATCTTCGCCGTGGGACCTCGTATGGTCCGATGCCATCGAGTCATTCATCGTTGCAATGGCCGGTACGCACCAAATCTTTTCCTTTGACCCTGTCTCCGGCACGGTCCAGGTTTTGGCGGGGACAGGAGCGGAAGGCCTGCTCGACGGCACCGCTGCGGAGGCATGGTTCGCCCAGTCCTCCGGCCTGGCTCAAGCGGCGGACGGAACCATTTGGGTTGCCGATTCGGAGACCTCGGCACTGAGAAAAATTTCATTCCAGGAAAACGGTCCGGTGGTCACCTCGGCGGTCGGCCAAGGGTTATTTGACTTCGGGTTCCGCGATGGTTCCTCCGAAGAAGCTCGATTGCAGCATTGCCTGGGTGTCGCAGTTCTGCCGGACCAGTCAGTAGCAATCGCGGATACGTACAATGGCGCCGTGCGGCGGTGGGATCCTGCGACGGCCGAACTGACTACCTTGGCCCGTGATCTGGCCGAGCCCTCGGACGTTCTGCTCGAAGACAGAGGGGAAGGTGAAGAGCCCCTTCTCCTCGTGGTCGAGGCGAATGCTCACCAGGTGGTTCGCTTGCCCATCCCCAAGGAAGCTCAGCGGGTTGACGAGGGAGCTTCCCAGACGCAACGGCCGCCGTCTCTTCTGGCGGGAGGAACTCTGGAGATCGTCTCCCGGTTCTCGGCTCCCAGTGGACAGAAACTGGATGACCGCTGGGGCGATCCCACGCAGTTGAAGATCTCGGCCACCCCGCCTGAATTCATCACAGAAGGCTCAGGTGCCCAGCAAGGACTGGCTCGGACGTTGACGTTGAATCCGGAGATCACTGACGCCGTCCTCCACGTTACGGCTCGGGCCGCAGCTTGCGATGGTGAGCCTGGCGGTGAGATCCCGGATCATGCCGCATGTCACCTCTACCAACAGGATTGGGGCATCCCGGTTCGGGTCACGGGCGACGAGAAGGATGAGCGCACCATGACGCTAGACCTGCGGGGGGTCAACTGACAGCAGCCGCCCAGGCGGTTTTTACTTGGTGTTGACGGTGACCTGATCACCGTTGACCTGCAATCCGGCGTTCAGCTGGAATGGAACGGTCTTCTTGACGGTGCTGACTTTTCCCGTGAAGAGGTCGAGCGACTGAAATTCTATTTGGGCTTTTCCCTTAGGGTTTGAAAGTTTCCATTGGCCATTCTTGTCGATCGTTGCCGAAGAGTCCGGATACTCGAGGATGCTCCAGTGCACGTCTCCTTGGACACGCCCCTGGAAGTCGTACTCGAAAGGACAGCCTTTCGGATACAGAGCATCCTGCTGGGCGCACGCGTCGAGTTTCTCGGATACTTGGGACTTGATCGAGTCCTGGGCATGGTGACTCGGTGCCGGCTTCAGAGACAGAACCGGTTTTTGCGATACGTCCTTGGCCGAATCCGAATTGGTCACTGTCGTGGTGGTTTCCGGCGCTTCCAAGAGCGAGGACGAGTATTCGGCTGTGTAGACACCGGGGTAGAAGACCGAGAATTTCTCGTCACTTCCCGGCACACCGACCTTTTGGCGGTTGACCGTTGCCGTCTCGACGCTGGGAGCGGAGACCTCAACCGTGGGAAGGGTCGTCGAGTCGATGGCCCAATCCTCGAGGAATCCGGCGTGGACGCCGGTCCGGTGGACAGGGAAATCGGTGTTCGACGTCGTTCCGTTGAGTTGATAGGTCACGGTGATCACGGCGGAGTCGCCGGAGGTCTGTCGCACGGTGTAGTCGACATGGTCAAGGGTCTTGGTTGCTTCCGAGAGCGGTCGCCCGTCCAGCATGGCAGCATTCGAATCGGGAACTTCTGCGTCCAGCAGAGCCATGGCCTTGCGTCCGTCCCCGTTCTGGATGGCCTGGATATAGTCCCGAACCGGTGCGGTGGGGCCGAATGCATACTGGGCGATCAACGCCATCGTGGCCACTGCGAGAGCTACCGCGACGAGCAATCCGACGCAAAAGGTGGCAAGTGCGCGTGCTACGGGGGATCGGGGAAACATGAGTACCAGCATATCGGCCGTGAAAATTCGACGGATGCGCATCGAATAGGCTTGTAAGCATGGCAGAAAACCTAAGGGATGTTCCCGCCAAGTACGGCACGCTCCAAGAGGGGTTCTACCCGCGCATCAACTCCTACGGTCGCCGAATCCTGTCTGTTCTCCCGACGATCCTTCTCGCGATTGCACTGCTCGCCATTCTGTATTTCAAACGTCCGGCGGCGGCATTTGTGATCGTGGTGCTCGTCATGGAGCTCTTGGCAGCCACAGCCGTCTACTCGATTTTGAAGCCAGCTGTGGCCGTGGTGACGGACACGCATATTCTCAGAGGCCGGTTGATCGGTTGGAAAGCCGTCCCGCGGAACAGTGTGGAACATACCGTGTTCGTGGAGAAACTCAAGCCCAAAGCAGCCTTGAGGGCGAGTGAAGGAACCTGGTCGCGACTGAGGTACCGGGGAATTCCAGGTCTGTGGTTCATCGGCTCCCGGGGAAAGTCACTGATGCGTTTCGATGGGCGTGTATGGGATACCAAAACCCTCCGCAAACTCTCGGGCAAGATCACGCCGCAGACAACCATGTACAGCTCGATCAACGTCACCGAACTCGCCGCCGAACACAAGGGGCTCGTGAGTTGGACCGAATTGCATCCTGCGTTCCGGTCGACGCTGATCGCCATACTGGGGCTCATCTTTCTTGCGCTGATCCTCGTTCTGGGCATATGGCCCGAGCTCCTGGGCGCTCATGAGGGCCTGACTCACGGGGCGGATTAGACTCTTCATATGCGTGAACCGTCATTGTGGGAGATCCAGAAACAAAAGAATCCGGGGCATTCCCGGTGGTACATAGAGCGATTTGAGACCATGCGGGCCAACGGTGCGGACTTGGACGGCGAGGCGCGAACCATCGACGCGATGACGCATCGCAGCTCCGCGATCCTCGACGCAGGGTGTGGTCCGGGGCGAGTGGGTGGGGAATTGGCCCGGCGCGGGCATCAGGTGGTCGGGGTCGATGTGGATCCCGAACTCGTGGAACAAGCGAATCGTGATCATCCTTCGGCGACTTGGCTGACGGGTGACCTCGCGGAACTGGGCTCGGTCCTTCCAGCAGAGTCTTTGGGCACGTTCGACGTGATTGTCTGTGCCGGAAACGTCATGACTTTCCTGGCGCCGTCAACACGTCGTGCAGTCCTTGAAGGATTTCGGACCGTGCTGACTCCCGGGGGACGGGCCGCGATCGGCTTCGGAGGCGGCCGCGGATACGCATTCGAAGACTATTTTTCCGATGCGGAAGCGGCCGGACTCGAGCCCAGTTTGACTCTGGGAACCTGGGATTTGGAGCCCTTCGACCAGGAATCGAATTTCCTGGTGTCGATTCTCCGCAAACCCGTGAATCCGGCCAACGACCAGGGCCAACGAACAAGCCTGCTGAGCTAGGCCCACACATTCGCCGACCGGTCTCGGGCAATACGAAGAATGGGCCGCGGAAGAAAATCCGCGGCCCATTGCCATGTGTTATGGAGCGGCTGACGGGAATCGAACCCGCGTATCAGGCTTGGGAAGCGTGCGCTCTACCATTGAGCTACAGCCGCAAAGTCCATCAAGGACCAGCAGCCATCCTAGCGCATCGTCTGAATCGGTGCGAACCGGTATAAGGAGATTGCCGAGGATGTCTTATTCTTAAAGCGTGCTGATCTCAGACCACGACATTCGCCAGGACATTGAGCGCGGACGCATACAGCTGGATCCTTACGATCCTTCGATGATGCAGCCGGCAAGCATCGACGTTCGCTTGGACAGGTACTTCAGGCTCTTCGACAACCACAAGTATCCATACATCGACCCTCGGGAGGACCAACCCGAGCTGACTCGTTTGATCGAGACCAAACCCGGGGAACCGTTCATCCTGCACCCCGGAGAATTCGTTCTCGGCTCTACCTACGAGCAGGTCACTTTGCCCGACGACATCGCAGCCCGCTTGGAAGGAAAATCCTCGTTGGGGCGTCTCGGGTTGCTGACCCACTCGACCGCTGGATTCATCGACCCCGGCTTTTCGGGGCATGTGACCCTCGAGCTGTCCAACATGGCCACATTGCCGATCCTGTTGTGGCCTGGGTCCAAGGTTGGTCAGCTGTGCTTCTTCCGATTGAGCTCGCCGACGGACCACCCGTACGGTTCCGGGGCCTATGGGAATCGCTACCAAGGCCAACGGGGGCCGACAGCCTCACGGAGCTATCAGAATTTCCACACCACCGACGTATTCGGGAGTTAGAAACAGACAATGACCGAGACCCTTGTGTTTACCATGAGGGCTATGGGGGCGGTCGTCGACGTTTTCGCTCAATCCGATGTGTCCAGTCGATTCATCGAATCCTTGGTCGCATCCTGGGCGGATTGCAAGCCGCAACGCGCCTCTTCGCCCACGTCCGACCCCATTCCGGGTCATGTGACCATCGCTCTGGTCACGGAGGACCGTCCTTTCCATCAGCTGGCTGAAACGGCTGGGCAGCCTATTTCGGCGGTCGTGGTCAGTGACGCTGATATTGCCACCGCGGCCCAGGAATTCACCTCATCGGTGACTCTCGCTCTGATTCGGCATCACGTCGTGGAGTTACATCTTTTTCATTCCGCGTCGTTGATGAATCCGGAAACCGGCGAAGTCGTCGCACTCGTAGGGCCCTCTGGACGGGGCAAGACTACGGCAGCTCGGGCTCTTGCCCGGAACGGCTGGGTTTATCTGAGCGATGAGACCTGCGCGATCGACCCGAATACCCTACGAGTCTTTCCGTATTCCAAGCCGCTTTCAATCATTCGGCAGCCAGGCGAGCCCAAAGCGCAGATCGCCGCTTCGGAGCTGGGCCTGCGCACCGTGGCGAAAGCGAGGGAACCCGAGCCCAGGCTCGCGCACATCGTCATTCTGCGGCGCGAAAGCGAGCTGTCCGCGGCAAGCAGCAACCTCGAGTTGGGCAGTAGCGGCGAACGAACGGAATCCGGCCAAGGCGTCAGCAATATGCCGTTGCTGAACGGGCTGCAGGCTCTGGCGGAACAGTCCTCCGGACTGGCCCGTACGCCCGATGGTCTCCGAGGCCTTGCGCTTCTGGCCGACCGAGTGGGTGGGATCAGGGCCGTGGATTATCGGGAGGCGGCCGACCTCCCCGCACTGCTGTCCGAGCTCGCCGGTCAGCCTCCTTCCGCCGAGGAGTGGAGATACTTTCCTCCGGCGGAACCGTATTGGGACGTGCCGGATCCGCAACTTCCCGAGACCAGACCAGAGTCCAGCGGGCCGGTCGAAAATTCGGGTACTTTTGCCCGGAACAGTCATGTTTGCGGAATCGGCACTGAGGACGGAGTCCTGCTGATGCACGTGAACCGAACGGTCATTTACACGAGGCTCGGTGCAGATCTCTGGATCGAGGCGGAGCGTGGAAGAACGCGACAAGAACTCGAGAACAAACTGAGCGAGACGTACGGCCCTCCTCCGGAAGGTGTCTTCAACCGGATACTTTCGGACATCGTCAACGATAAGACCGTTATTCGAGTCGACGCGCGATAGCGTACGGCTCCGCACATCGAATCGGAGAAATCAGCATGACCGCACTTGTCTTTCCGGCCCTGATTCTTGCCGTCGTCCTGTGGGTTTCAGGGCTCGCCAAGCTCCGTGACCCTAATGGCGTTGCCGCGGCGTTC
This region includes:
- a CDS encoding cytochrome c oxidase assembly protein; protein product: MTSSKPKAAGKTTAPRREIPQGIARGLHRPWLLVVPGTTLVFLVVSLILSGTAAGTDLNDPGPFVRWALPVAEAIHNVAMAATMGSLLFTVFFIPRYAVDATRRGRRGARVKRAADADDASVEALANASADEAEELKQAEDNSNAEYPPFTSALNFGAVAAMTWTIAAVAVLVLSYADVSGSSVGSDKAFTTQLLSYMQSIAGGQEQTTIVVVAAVVTTLIFAVRQLLGLLLTFGVSMIALVALALSGHSSGGDDHMGAVNSLGLHLLGVSLWFGGLVVLAYLSRQLSGPDAGTGTVPEKTRGSLSANARRVPIAVAVLRRYSAVALVGFVMVLVSGIINADIRIFGLSDLGTTYGALIVTKASLTILLGIAGAAHRMYLIPRIESGAVSAFRGIWQVILAELIIMGTVSGVAVTLSRTAPPVPEELKPDASPARIITWYEMPPEPTTASWFTTWRWDWLWVAIAVLALWFYIWAFFKVRARGGTWNPLRLFSWFLGLAFLTFATSGSLTVYARVLFSAHMVEHMLLTMIIPIFLVLGAPVTLLLRALEPRQDGTRGPREWILRFTHSTWAKIVTNPIVAGVNFAGSIVIFYFTPLFGVALRFHVGHEFMMIHFLLTGYMFLLVLIGIDPIPRRPQYALRLVVLIATLGYHAFVGIALMSSNALLQASWFGNLGRPWGLSAIADQKLGGSIMWGMGEIPTMLIAVVVGVQWSIADGRLAKRLDRQADRDGDAELEAYNEMFEKLNEGIESRPGERR
- a CDS encoding NHL domain-containing thioredoxin family protein, whose protein sequence is MVERAPRVRASELTGRNWLNTGGKDLNWSDLRGKIVVLDFWSFCCINCLHVLDELRPLEEEFSDILVTVGVHSPKFEHEADPEALAAAVDRYDIQHPVLDDPELSTWQAYTARAWPTLVVVDPEGYIVAHLSGEGHVQGLVSLVHELAQEHEAKGTLHRGSGPYVPRPKSEGILSFPGKINALPAELRAQEAQGQTYLVTDTGRHRVVELDASLEKVLRTWGGNAKGYQDGSADDSRFNEPQGLAIVPEELRAQVGYDVVVADSVNHRLRGVRLDTGEVTTVAGNGVQRLLDAEGARTGDPNFIDPEADPQSVSLSSPWDLVWSDAIESFIVAMAGTHQIFSFDPVSGTVQVLAGTGAEGLLDGTAAEAWFAQSSGLAQAADGTIWVADSETSALRKISFQENGPVVTSAVGQGLFDFGFRDGSSEEARLQHCLGVAVLPDQSVAIADTYNGAVRRWDPATAELTTLARDLAEPSDVLLEDRGEGEEPLLLVVEANAHQVVRLPIPKEAQRVDEGASQTQRPPSLLAGGTLEIVSRFSAPSGQKLDDRWGDPTQLKISATPPEFITEGSGAQQGLARTLTLNPEITDAVLHVTARAAACDGEPGGEIPDHAACHLYQQDWGIPVRVTGDEKDERTMTLDLRGVN
- a CDS encoding class I SAM-dependent methyltransferase; translation: MREPSLWEIQKQKNPGHSRWYIERFETMRANGADLDGEARTIDAMTHRSSAILDAGCGPGRVGGELARRGHQVVGVDVDPELVEQANRDHPSATWLTGDLAELGSVLPAESLGTFDVIVCAGNVMTFLAPSTRRAVLEGFRTVLTPGGRAAIGFGGGRGYAFEDYFSDAEAAGLEPSLTLGTWDLEPFDQESNFLVSILRKPVNPANDQGQRTSLLS
- the dcd gene encoding dCTP deaminase, with protein sequence MLISDHDIRQDIERGRIQLDPYDPSMMQPASIDVRLDRYFRLFDNHKYPYIDPREDQPELTRLIETKPGEPFILHPGEFVLGSTYEQVTLPDDIAARLEGKSSLGRLGLLTHSTAGFIDPGFSGHVTLELSNMATLPILLWPGSKVGQLCFFRLSSPTDHPYGSGAYGNRYQGQRGPTASRSYQNFHTTDVFGS